In Planococcus versutus, the DNA window TCGTCTTCTGAAGTTAGCGCTTCTGCATAATTTAACACGTAAAGAATCAAATCAGCTTCTTTCAAGACTTTTCTTGAACGCTCAACACCGATTCGCTCGACAATATCTTCTGTTTCACGAATACCAGCTGTATCCACTAAACGCAGTGGAACACCTCGAACATTTACGTATTCTTCTATTATATCACGGGTTGTCCCCGCTATTTCTGTGACAATTGCTTTATTTTCCTGGACCAGACTATTTAGTAGGGAAGATTTTCCGACATTGGGTCTACCCAATATGACGGTTGACAACCCTTCTCGTAAAATTTTCCCTTGCGAAGACGTTTTCAGCAATTTATCGATTTCCGAACGAACCCATTTGGATTTTTCCAGCATAATCGGTCGTGTCATTTCTTCTACATCGTCATATTCTGGATAATCGATGTTTACTTCCATTTGAGCAATCGATTCAAGTAAGGCTTGACGTAATGTGCCGATTAGTTTTGATAGCTTGCCTTCCATTTGATTGAGTGCAACGTCCATAGCCCGATCTGTTTTCGCACGAATCAAGTCCATTACTGCTTCTGCTTGAGACAAATCGATACGACCATTTAAAAAGGCACGTTTCGTAAACTCGCCAGGTTCCGCTAGTCTGGCTCCTGCACGCAATACCAATTCAAGCACACGATTTACGGAAACAATTCCCCCGTGGCAATTAATTTCAATTACATCTTCTCGCGTGAAGGTTTTAGGTGCTTTCATGAGCGACACCATAACTTCTTCTGCTA includes these proteins:
- the mnmE gene encoding tRNA uridine-5-carboxymethylaminomethyl(34) synthesis GTPase MnmE — translated: MEFDTIAAISTPSGEGAIAIVRLSGPEAVAIADKLFRAPSKKALSSQITHTIHYGHLEDPATGEIAEEVMVSLMKAPKTFTREDVIEINCHGGIVSVNRVLELVLRAGARLAEPGEFTKRAFLNGRIDLSQAEAVMDLIRAKTDRAMDVALNQMEGKLSKLIGTLRQALLESIAQMEVNIDYPEYDDVEEMTRPIMLEKSKWVRSEIDKLLKTSSQGKILREGLSTVILGRPNVGKSSLLNSLVQENKAIVTEIAGTTRDIIEEYVNVRGVPLRLVDTAGIRETEDIVERIGVERSRKVLKEADLILYVLNYAEALTSEDELLFETVKDMDYIVVINKTDLPQKIDLEKVQKLAGNKLLVTTSLIEEEGIDQLEEAIAALFFQGAIEAGDMTYVSNVRHIALLHQAHKTISDAIGAAEMEVPVDMIQIDVTRTWELLGEIIGDTADDGLLNQLFSQFCLGK